A single Mercenaria mercenaria strain notata chromosome 9, MADL_Memer_1, whole genome shotgun sequence DNA region contains:
- the LOC123547032 gene encoding neuronal acetylcholine receptor subunit alpha-3-like — translation MELSKTDFVFFFTVLLTTFLCANGQTWSGYRTAYETIYNHYYNNGTSLTDIIPINNQSNPLAVQMGMTLNSLNGFDAVLGQIDISGSMKLKWTDEVIFTTYSLSVNQVDAVLIDYDKAWSPSLVLVNAVDTVKNIGDTTYKLLYNPTDGTVSWEPRVLLRGSCTPDVTYYPFDRQVCDFTYTAWGYMSEEIRLQIMTNEWDLSAYEENGIWTVITTTSEIFQDGGSDYIKFQITIQRQPLYFTFNVALPILLLGLLNGFVFLLPAESGERVGFCITCFLAFVVLMQTTMQFLPQIASPMSLLCVYVFLMMCFSVFINIVTVLMLRVYHKPEKEKVPKWMQTITRVIKCQICRCKDRDKPFEEVDWPSVARLLDTFFFIAFIAAQSALTFFFLLPLGTRY, via the exons ATGGAATTATCAAAGacagattttgtttttttctttacagtgTTATTGACCACGTTCCTTTGTGCAAATGGTCAGACATGGTCGGGTTATCGGACGGCCTATGAAACAATATACAATCACTACTACAACAATGGAACAAGTCTAACAGACATTATTCCAATCAACAATCAAAGTAACCCGTTAGCGGTCCAGATGGGAATGACATTGAACTCTTTGAACGGATTTGACGCTGTGCTCGGCCAGATCGACATAAGCGGAAGTATGAAACTTAAATGGACAGACGAGGTCATTTTTACAACTTACTCTCTCAGCGTCAATCAAGTAGACGCAGTTCTTATAGACTACGATAAAGCCTGGTCCCCGTCATTAGTGCTAGTCAACGCAGTTGATACTGTAAAAAACATAGGAGATACTACATACAAGTTACTGTATAACCCTACGGATGGAACAGTGTCGTGGGAACCAAGGGTTCTCCTTCGTGGTTCGTGTACCCCCGACGTGACGTATTACCCGTTTGACAGACAAGTGTGCGATTTCACGTACACGGCATGGGGTTACATGTCAGAAGAGATCCGACTACAAATAATGACAAATGAATGGGATCTGAG TGCCTACGAAGAAAATGGAATCTGGACAGTGATTACCACTACGTCCGAAATCTTCCAAGATGGCGGATCAGATTATATAAAATTTCAGATAACGATTCAACGACAGCCCCTCTATTTCACATTCAACGTTGCACTTCCCATTCTGTTACTGGGACTATTGAATGGCTTCGTGTTTCTACTGCCAGCTGAAAGCGGGGAACGAGTAG GATTTTGCATCACGTGTTTCTTGGCGTTCGTTGTATTGATGCAGACGACAATGCAGTTTCTACCACAGATCGCTAGTCCCATGTCCCTGCTGTGTGTGTACGTCTTTCTGATGATGTGTTTCAGCGTCTTCATCAACATAGTTACAGTATTGATGTTGCGAGTGTATCACAAACCAGAAAAAGAGAAG GTACCAAAATGGATGCAGACGATAACTCGAGTCATCAAATGCCAGATATGTAGATGTAAGGACCGGGACAAACCCTTCGAAGAAGTGGACTGGCCCAGTGTTGCTCGTCTGCTCGATACCTTTTTCTTCATCGCATTCATTGCTGCCCAGTCTGCGCTGACTTTCTTCTTCCTGTTGCCCCTGGGAACCAGATACTGA
- the LOC123547931 gene encoding uncharacterized protein LOC123547931, with product MISSKDDIGLTKRSSAEDHVIKSPRDVSVVDHNHATDLVCGRESPVVISTRIKKYNLQNNNEPSFNANSRLMNSRAYAPLPFTKFNVPLTKTEYKAKHKVDVATRDSESFVGIETQSLAHFLLNSTWIYSPVPYNRYSNSYSPVNWPRERPVQANGQEVKPMTNQKADDILMLETDVPASKVNSVRNSPVPDVKVSKEIQELRKVHELHLKEKEELEKVIKKREYDINRQLREIDKAMGSVYLEHAEIEEVTGAFADAMKASTIYKDEAPQVRAQHIEQEIISDILFDENARSKEEIRALYDEINEIHEGHAVGLQGLKQDTQEIKCVAELLNNKNEDLRTCVDVDILKPLSVVITEEKNGEGVVPGSANKDGRSLIDHFKSKIPAGQLSAVELARVLNVREKKSRIPKLLVQTYGSTSKNDERLKALKRSSVIMFHRKKYTSQSKKYKIDTDTLDDQRHVTKPYTDYLDPNIELRRLKERFGWVDKERFNEIKRCRVNFEESEDLEGNTSCWTDEKPYACFEKKHETTPKCCKKKEIRSKTDTGLKDRPFQVVTNKLKMIVHSNARIDKSASKKDVTKIPVPIKCCNKSDLTNKRKQQYYVKNTKSDIPSSKNVPTTLRNANGVPRSSSAFGNKTPLPSMKQANQNRNNIPLPSIKAANQRKDLNKESGKHVATRHVLQPIKPSKMKLLSKPGKNIEPDDKSTHISKKQVPEASLLPTKLPNQKTRCQNVKFS from the exons ATGATCTCGTCAAAGGACGACATCGGTCTCACAAAACGGTCATCAGCAGAAGATCACGTGATTAAATCGCCACGTGACGTGTCTGTTGTTGATCACAACCATGCTACTGATCTAGTATGTGGACGTGAGTCTCCTGTGGTCATTAGtacaagaataaaaaaat ACAATCTTCAGAACAACAATGAGCCGTCATTTAACGCCAATTCAAGACTGATGAATTCTAGAGCGTACGCCCCTCTTCCGTTCACAAAGTTTAACGTACCACTCACGAAGACTGAATATAAAGCGAAACATAAAGTAGATGTTGCCACTCGAGACAGTGAAAGTTTTGTAGGTATTGAAACTCAGTCTCTCGCGCATTTCTTACTTAATTCAACCTGGATTTATTCACCTGTACCCTACAACAGATATAGCAACTCGTATTCTCCAGTTAACTGGCCCCGGGAGAGACCAGTACAAGCCAATGGTCAAGAAGTGAAACCGATGACCAATCAAAAGGCAGATGATATACTGATGTTAGAAACTGATGTCCCCGCATCGAAAGTCAACAGTGTCAGGAATTCTCCTGTTCCAGATGTGAAGG TTTCTAAAGAAATACAGGAACTTAGAAAGGTTCACGAATTACACTTGAAGgaaaaagaagaattggaaaaagtgATTAAAAAACGAGAGTATGACATAAACAGACAGTTGAG agAGATAGACAAGGCTATGGGATCTGTATATTTAGAACATGCAGAGATAGAAGAGGTAACGGGAGCATTTGCTGATGCAATGAAAGCTTCCACTATTTATAAGGACGAAGCACCACAAGTCAGGGCTCAGCATATAGAGCAAGAGATCATTTCAGACATTTTGTTTGACGAGAATGCAAGGTCGAAAGAGGAGATCCGTGCGCTGTatgatgaaataaatgaaatacatgaaGGACATGCTGTTGGGTTACAGGGGTTGAAGCAAGATACAcaagaaataaaatgtgtagcGGAACTATTAAACAATAAGAATGAAGATCTGAGGACATGCGTTGACGTAGATATCTTAAAACCTCTTAGTGTAGTAATTACTGAGGAAAAGAATGGAGAGGGCGTTGTCCCAGGAAGTGCAAATAAAGACGGAAGATCATTAATTGACCATTTTAAATCGAAAATACCCGCTGGACAATTATCTGCAGTTGAGTTGGCAAGAGTGCTTAATGTTCGTGAGAAAAAATCAAGAATCCCAAAACTACTTGTGCAAACTTATGGGAGCACTTCCAAAAATGATGAAAGACTCAAAGCCTTAAAGCGCAGTTCCGTAATCATGTTTCACAGGAAAAAATACACAAGTCAGAGTAAAAAGTACAAAATAGATACCGATACATTAGACGATCAGAGACACGTAACAAAACCATATACAGATTACTTGGACCCGAATATTGAACTCCGTAGACTGAAGGAAAGATTTGGCTGGGTGGATAAAGAACGATTCAATGAAATAAAACGTTGCAGGGTTAACTTTGAAGAAAGTGAAGACTTGGAAGGAAATACAAGTTGTTGGACAGATGAAAAGCCTTATGCATGCTTCGAAAAGAAGCATGAAACGACCCCTAAATGCTGCAAGAAGAAAGAAATAAGATCGAAGACTGACACTGGATTGAAGGACCGACCGTTCCAAGTCgtaacaaataaattaaaaatgatagTACATTCTAATGCAAGAATTGATAAGTCTGCTTCTAAGAAAGATGTAACGAAAATACCTGTACCCATTAAATGCTGTAACAAAAGTGacttaacaaacaaaagaaagcaACAGTACTACGTGAAGAATACGAAATCAGACATCCCTTCATCAAAGAATGTGCCGACGACTCTGAGGAATGCCAATGGCGTGCCGAGGTCATCATCAGCGTTTGGAAATAAAACTCCTCTCCCGAGCATGAAACAAGCCAACCAAAATAGAAATAACATTCCTTTACCGAGCATAAAGGCAGCCAACCAGAGGAAGGACTTGAATAAAGAATCTGGAAAACATGTGGCTACACGTCATGTTTTACAACCGATAAAACCATCAAAAATGAAACTCCTTTCCAAGCCAGGTAAAAATATAGAACCGGACGATAAATCCACACACATATCAAAGAAACAGGTACCAGAGGCCTCACTTTTACCTACTAAGCTACCTAACCAGAAAACCAGATgtcagaatgtcaaattttcatag